From a single Candidatus Cloacimonadota bacterium genomic region:
- a CDS encoding D-glycerate dehydrogenase — MPKPGIFVTRNIPQPALDRLEEVFSLSIHASDQAITRAQLLAAVKESEALLCLLTDTIDRELLDAAPKLKCVSNLAVGYNNIDLEYASSRNIVVCNTPGVLTESTADLTWALLLACARRVVEGDSFVRAGRFEGWGPMLMLGVDVFAKTLGIIGMGRIGSAVARRAEGFGMKVLWFDPLIDPQTVSAKYERTDLRHLCASSDFISIHAPLTPATRHLINAELLALMRPHTVLVNTARGPIVNEAALIEALRDNGIFAAGLDVFEHEPEIPAELLAQDNAVLLPHIGSASVETRTKMALMAAENAIAVIQGTEPPARVN, encoded by the coding sequence ATGCCCAAACCTGGAATCTTTGTTACCCGAAACATTCCCCAGCCGGCACTGGACCGTCTGGAGGAAGTATTTTCCCTTTCCATCCACGCATCCGACCAGGCCATAACCAGAGCACAGCTCTTAGCGGCCGTGAAAGAATCAGAGGCATTGCTCTGCCTGCTTACCGACACGATCGACAGGGAACTGCTGGACGCGGCTCCGAAGCTCAAATGCGTTTCCAACCTGGCCGTGGGCTACAACAACATAGATCTTGAATATGCCAGCAGCAGGAACATCGTGGTCTGCAACACCCCCGGTGTGCTCACGGAATCCACTGCCGACCTCACCTGGGCGCTGCTGCTCGCTTGTGCCAGACGCGTGGTGGAGGGAGACAGCTTTGTGCGCGCGGGCCGCTTCGAGGGCTGGGGCCCAATGCTGATGCTGGGTGTGGATGTTTTTGCCAAAACCCTCGGGATCATCGGCATGGGCCGCATCGGCAGCGCCGTGGCCCGACGTGCCGAAGGTTTCGGCATGAAGGTGCTCTGGTTCGATCCCCTCATCGATCCCCAAACCGTTTCTGCCAAGTATGAACGCACCGACCTCCGCCATCTTTGCGCCAGTTCTGATTTCATCAGCATCCACGCTCCTCTGACCCCTGCCACCCGGCATCTGATCAACGCTGAACTGCTTGCCCTGATGCGGCCTCATACCGTTCTAGTCAACACCGCCAGGGGTCCGATCGTCAACGAGGCCGCGCTGATAGAGGCATTGCGGGACAACGGGATCTTCGCCGCCGGACTGGACGTCTTTGAACACGAGCCGGAAATCCCGGCTGAACTTCTTGCGCAGGATAACGCCGTATTGCTGCCCCATATCGGTTCCGCGTCGGTGGAGACTCGCACCAAAATGGCCCTCATGGCCGCGGAGAACGCCATCGCGGTGATCCAGGGAACAGAACCGCCTGCCCGGGTCAACTGA
- a CDS encoding BatD family protein — translation MKKYLAVLLALLCCTALAAQNVKVSSSLRDGTIGLSDQLQLELKVSSDRKLDLAAPAAPQVPGFSYRNVLSSSGVQSSWINGAFSSSHTKTFTYIYLPQKAGVFRVPGFRLRIGGREYTTPDLSVTVEDAATTTPPPQQHSLDPYYDPFGGIYPDRSRGQGETVLLCLPESQSVWLGEPAIVSYYIYTDQRMDSFFSENETDYPGYGKSVYDQPQNLDYEDVQYKGRLFQRALIKRSAIFPQTAGRLQMPTLTGRIQFSGYYSYLNRKVDSSPAYVNVKPLPAGKPAGFTGAVGNFSVSQGYSSPRITLGEAITCSVKVSGKGNFRQFTSPPFPAVDKFQVSEPSVDDNLRNPLEGTRQINYTLLPRETGEYTLPGVTFSWFDTASGSFKTFRGQAQTVKVRQGNVLSYFSGLLEGEAPKTMNPLLNRPAYPDFRPFSFRPWFWMILAAMLVSLIVSGIMAYNLRLSREDPAAFAQKTANRVLNRYLRQATDAAGKLSPEFYPLAESGLTLYLAKKFGVSRSLGTEELVSALRQKDLPPQLIDRIEDFLLLCQKARYMPGGADAAGLDGALMKLRLLVQALSRHRFGNGKPRKFEATGTEAHEETQ, via the coding sequence GTGAAAAAGTATCTCGCCGTTCTGCTCGCGCTGCTCTGCTGCACGGCGCTGGCGGCCCAAAACGTGAAAGTCTCGTCTTCTCTGCGCGATGGCACCATTGGGCTTTCCGACCAGCTGCAGCTGGAACTGAAGGTCAGCAGCGATAGAAAACTCGATCTGGCGGCCCCCGCCGCGCCACAGGTTCCGGGCTTCAGTTACCGCAATGTGCTGAGCAGCTCAGGGGTTCAGAGTTCCTGGATCAATGGCGCGTTTTCCAGCTCCCACACCAAAACCTTCACCTACATCTATCTGCCGCAAAAGGCAGGCGTCTTCAGGGTCCCGGGCTTCAGGCTCCGGATCGGGGGAAGGGAATACACCACCCCTGACCTTTCTGTTACCGTGGAAGACGCCGCCACCACCACTCCGCCGCCCCAGCAGCACAGTCTTGATCCCTACTACGACCCCTTTGGAGGCATCTATCCAGACCGCAGTCGCGGCCAGGGTGAGACGGTGCTCCTCTGCCTGCCGGAAAGCCAGAGCGTCTGGCTGGGCGAGCCGGCCATCGTTTCCTATTACATATACACCGATCAGCGGATGGATTCCTTCTTTTCGGAAAACGAAACTGACTATCCCGGCTACGGCAAGTCAGTTTACGATCAGCCTCAGAACCTCGATTACGAGGACGTCCAGTATAAAGGCCGCCTCTTTCAGCGCGCCCTGATCAAGCGTTCGGCGATTTTCCCCCAGACCGCCGGACGCCTGCAGATGCCCACTCTCACCGGCAGGATCCAGTTTTCCGGCTACTACAGCTATTTGAACCGCAAGGTGGATTCCTCACCGGCCTATGTAAACGTGAAACCGCTGCCCGCAGGCAAGCCGGCAGGATTCACCGGCGCCGTGGGAAATTTCAGCGTGAGCCAGGGCTATTCCAGCCCCAGAATAACTTTGGGGGAGGCCATCACCTGCAGTGTCAAGGTCTCCGGCAAGGGAAATTTCAGACAATTCACCTCGCCGCCATTCCCTGCCGTGGACAAGTTTCAGGTCTCGGAACCCAGTGTGGATGACAACCTGCGCAATCCCCTGGAAGGCACCCGCCAGATAAATTATACCCTTTTGCCACGCGAGACCGGGGAATACACCTTGCCCGGAGTAACTTTCAGCTGGTTCGACACCGCCAGCGGCAGCTTTAAAACTTTCCGGGGCCAGGCGCAAACGGTGAAAGTGAGGCAGGGCAACGTGCTTTCATACTTTTCCGGATTGCTGGAAGGAGAAGCCCCGAAAACCATGAACCCTCTGCTGAACCGTCCCGCTTACCCGGATTTCCGGCCGTTCAGCTTCCGGCCCTGGTTCTGGATGATCCTGGCGGCCATGCTTGTTTCCCTGATCGTCTCAGGCATCATGGCCTACAACCTGCGCCTGAGCAGGGAAGATCCAGCGGCCTTCGCGCAGAAAACAGCCAACCGTGTATTGAACAGGTATCTGCGCCAGGCCACGGACGCCGCCGGCAAGCTATCCCCGGAATTCTATCCCCTGGCCGAAAGCGGGCTTACGCTATATCTGGCCAAAAAATTTGGGGTATCCCGCAGCCTGGGCACCGAGGAGTTGGTGAGCGCCCTGCGGCAAAAGGACCTGCCGCCGCAGCTGATCGACCGGATCGAGGATTTCCTACTGCTCTGCCAAAAGGCGCGCTACATGCCTGGCGGAGCTGACGCGGCAGGCCTGGACGGGGCTCTTATGAAACTCCGCCTGTTGGTTCAGGCCCTCAGCCGCCACCGCTTTGGCAACGGAAAGCCCCGCAAATTTGAGGCAACGGGGACTGAGGCACATGAGGAGACGCAGTGA
- a CDS encoding VWA domain-containing protein gives MNVFFPRHLWLLLVLIPLVLLVVLLERRRRKRFARFAETSFYTEYLRNHSPFFQALKAALAILALVFIVLALLRPQWDYETRDFDSSGLDIMICLDISKSMDATDITPSRLQRAKLQISAFIDRLKGDRVGLISFAGVATMECPLTDDYESVLLMLGGLSTNSAARPGTDIGEALALAEKGFLGAGGSNVLLLITDGEDLGQEALTRAKRLSAQGVKIYTMGVGKEEGTLVRNTTTGEQILSKLDARKLREIAATGKGGYFTITPRQGELDSILQDIYNAEKGWDRSRNLTTLKDQYSIPAAAALLLLLAESFILPLRRTRKRK, from the coding sequence ATGAACGTATTCTTTCCCCGCCATCTCTGGTTGCTGCTGGTTCTGATCCCGCTGGTGCTGTTGGTGGTGCTGCTGGAGCGGAGGCGGCGCAAACGCTTTGCCCGCTTCGCTGAAACTTCATTCTACACGGAATACCTGCGCAACCACTCACCCTTTTTCCAAGCCCTGAAAGCCGCCCTGGCCATCCTGGCCCTGGTCTTCATCGTGCTCGCGCTTTTGCGCCCGCAATGGGACTACGAGACCAGGGATTTTGACAGCAGCGGGCTGGACATCATGATCTGCCTGGATATCTCCAAAAGCATGGACGCCACCGATATCACTCCTTCGCGGCTGCAAAGGGCCAAACTGCAGATCAGCGCTTTCATCGACAGGCTCAAGGGCGACCGGGTGGGCCTGATCTCCTTCGCCGGGGTTGCCACCATGGAATGCCCGCTCACGGATGATTACGAGAGCGTTTTACTGATGCTGGGCGGATTGAGCACCAACTCGGCGGCGCGGCCGGGTACGGACATCGGCGAGGCGCTGGCCCTGGCGGAGAAAGGTTTTCTGGGTGCGGGAGGCAGTAACGTGCTATTGCTGATCACCGACGGGGAGGACCTGGGCCAGGAAGCCCTCACAAGGGCCAAACGGCTAAGCGCCCAGGGTGTGAAGATCTATACCATGGGTGTGGGCAAAGAGGAAGGAACGCTGGTGCGCAATACCACCACGGGCGAGCAGATCCTCTCCAAACTGGATGCCCGCAAACTGCGTGAGATCGCCGCGACCGGCAAAGGCGGGTACTTCACCATCACGCCGAGACAGGGAGAACTGGACAGCATTCTCCAAGACATCTACAATGCGGAAAAAGGCTGGGACCGCAGCCGCAATCTGACCACGCTAAAGGACCAGTATTCAATTCCCGCGGCGGCAGCCTTGCTGTTGCTGCTGGCCGAAAGCTTCATCCTGCCTTTGCGCAGAACCAGGAAACGCAAATGA
- a CDS encoding tetratricopeptide repeat protein, whose amino-acid sequence MNKLPTMLLLLLAVFLGAQSQPASLQTLPSDSLQVSHPGYAATLARLAPLAEQGIQNADLYYDLGVCHHHLGNQGQAVLQFLRALNIDSSHSPARENLVYIHALDPTLPREPQQPYLVQLFLGVYAFLSLDRLALIVLITALLTTLSLHLLFHYPPDRERGLPVLLVLIFGLLLLVFGGTLLVKINRWQHNPRAVVLSSVALRSAPAAGRTLKELVPATTVTVKTETGSQLQVVLPDGLSGWIDRQAVELVVPGQ is encoded by the coding sequence GTGAATAAGCTCCCCACAATGCTTCTGCTGTTGCTTGCTGTCTTCCTGGGCGCGCAGAGCCAACCCGCTTCGCTGCAAACGCTGCCCAGCGATTCCCTTCAGGTTTCTCACCCCGGTTACGCGGCCACCCTCGCCAGGCTGGCCCCGCTTGCGGAGCAAGGCATTCAAAACGCAGACCTGTATTACGATCTGGGCGTCTGCCATCACCACCTGGGCAACCAAGGCCAGGCCGTGCTCCAGTTCCTGCGCGCCCTGAACATCGATTCCAGCCACTCCCCGGCCCGGGAAAACCTGGTTTACATCCACGCGCTCGATCCCACCCTGCCCCGGGAACCACAGCAGCCTTATCTGGTGCAGCTTTTCCTTGGCGTTTACGCTTTCCTGTCACTGGACCGGCTGGCTCTGATTGTCCTGATCACAGCTCTGCTAACCACGCTCAGCCTGCATCTGCTCTTTCACTATCCACCGGACCGGGAACGTGGCCTTCCGGTGCTATTGGTGCTGATCTTTGGCCTGCTGCTGCTGGTGTTTGGCGGCACCCTGCTGGTAAAAATCAACCGCTGGCAGCACAATCCCAGGGCGGTGGTTTTAAGTTCAGTTGCCCTGCGTTCCGCGCCCGCCGCGGGCAGGACGTTGAAAGAACTGGTCCCGGCCACCACTGTAACTGTCAAGACGGAAACAGGTTCACAGCTTCAGGTTGTGCTTCCGGACGGGCTAAGCGGCTGGATCGACCGCCAAGCCGTTGAACTTGTGGTACCCGGCCAGTAA
- a CDS encoding DUF58 domain-containing protein, with protein sequence MPARTPAEILARVERIEILARGSVSETFSGEYHSSFRGQGLEFAEVREYQSGDNYRDIDWNVSARLGFPYIKKYQETRELNVFFIVDVSASQSFGTAIALKQERVAEIIALLSFSALSNNDKVGLIMFSDQLEKYLPARKGRNKALEILRDVLYLEPKHTGTALGEAFTFASRILKKRSVVFILSDLLDSGYQKALRLLAQKHDVIAVQVLDEAELSLPDAGILNLRDPETGATLYVNSSHGSVRKAFEAGVTKQQQALARELKSMQVDHILIRNRDSAVKALLSFFEKRKRRRRPRG encoded by the coding sequence ATGCCAGCCCGCACACCGGCGGAAATCCTGGCCCGGGTGGAACGGATCGAGATCCTGGCCCGGGGTAGCGTTAGCGAAACTTTCAGCGGCGAGTACCACTCCAGCTTCCGGGGACAGGGACTGGAGTTTGCCGAGGTGCGCGAATACCAGAGCGGCGACAACTACCGCGACATCGACTGGAACGTTTCCGCCCGTCTGGGCTTCCCCTACATCAAGAAATACCAGGAAACCCGTGAACTGAACGTGTTTTTCATCGTGGACGTTTCCGCCTCCCAAAGTTTCGGCACCGCAATCGCTCTCAAGCAGGAACGCGTGGCCGAGATCATTGCCCTGCTCTCCTTTTCCGCGCTTTCGAACAACGACAAGGTGGGGCTGATCATGTTTTCCGACCAACTGGAGAAGTATCTGCCAGCGCGCAAAGGCCGAAACAAGGCGCTGGAGATCCTCCGGGACGTCCTCTACCTGGAGCCGAAACATACGGGTACCGCTCTGGGTGAAGCTTTCACCTTCGCCAGCCGCATCCTTAAAAAACGCTCGGTGGTCTTCATCCTTTCCGACCTGCTGGATTCCGGCTACCAGAAAGCCCTGCGCCTGCTGGCCCAAAAACACGACGTGATCGCCGTGCAGGTGCTGGACGAGGCCGAGCTTAGCTTGCCGGACGCTGGGATCCTGAACCTGCGCGATCCCGAAACCGGTGCCACGCTTTATGTGAACAGCTCCCATGGCAGCGTGCGCAAAGCCTTTGAAGCCGGCGTGACGAAACAGCAACAAGCGCTGGCCCGGGAACTCAAATCGATGCAGGTGGACCATATCCTAATCCGCAACCGCGATTCGGCGGTGAAAGCGCTGCTCTCTTTCTTTGAAAAACGGAAGCGGCGCCGGAGGCCGCGCGGATGA
- a CDS encoding VWA domain-containing protein: MLKFAHPWWLLALLLIPLYWLWQTRWQSARKPRLPFTRLSLLREVAGESKFWRHLFPALRALTLLCLILALAQPRWGRGTRDITQKGVDIVLAVDISGSMLALDFAPQNRLAAAVKVARDFISKRPNDRFGLVAFSEYALTQSPLTYDHISMLEQLGRLEVNQSASATAIGLGLAKAVARLKDSNAKSKVVILITDGVSNTGEIDPATAALMASSFKIKVYPIGVGTNGYVDFPITDPRFGTFYSKTFVELDMETLDRVAQITGTGTAAQASDSEQLKRIMDKIDTLETTEYKAQVRYIWMEQFMPLLWAAFALLLLELVLRLLVMPVLPE; this comes from the coding sequence ATGCTTAAGTTCGCGCATCCCTGGTGGCTGCTGGCCTTGCTGCTGATCCCGCTTTACTGGCTGTGGCAAACCCGTTGGCAGAGCGCTCGTAAGCCGCGGCTGCCCTTCACCCGGCTGAGCCTGCTGCGGGAGGTTGCCGGCGAGAGCAAATTCTGGAGACACTTGTTTCCCGCGCTGCGCGCCCTCACCCTCCTCTGCCTGATCCTGGCGCTGGCCCAGCCCCGCTGGGGACGCGGCACGCGTGACATCACCCAGAAAGGGGTGGACATAGTTTTGGCCGTGGACATCAGCGGCTCGATGCTGGCGCTGGATTTTGCCCCGCAAAACAGACTGGCGGCAGCCGTGAAAGTGGCCCGGGACTTCATTTCCAAACGCCCCAACGACCGTTTCGGCCTGGTGGCATTTTCCGAATACGCCCTCACGCAGAGCCCGCTTACCTACGACCACATCTCAATGCTTGAACAGCTGGGACGCCTGGAGGTGAACCAGTCTGCCTCCGCCACTGCGATCGGATTGGGCCTGGCCAAGGCCGTGGCCCGCCTGAAGGACAGCAACGCCAAAAGCAAGGTGGTGATCCTGATCACAGACGGGGTGAGCAACACCGGCGAGATCGATCCCGCCACCGCCGCGCTGATGGCCAGCTCTTTCAAGATCAAAGTGTATCCGATCGGCGTGGGAACCAACGGCTATGTGGATTTTCCCATCACCGATCCCCGCTTTGGCACCTTCTACAGCAAGACTTTTGTGGAACTGGACATGGAAACGCTGGACCGGGTGGCACAGATCACCGGCACCGGAACTGCGGCCCAGGCCAGCGACAGCGAGCAGCTGAAGCGGATCATGGACAAGATCGACACCTTGGAAACCACGGAATACAAGGCGCAGGTGCGCTATATCTGGATGGAGCAGTTCATGCCGCTGCTGTGGGCGGCTTTCGCGCTGCTGTTGCTGGAGCTAGTTCTGCGCCTGTTGGTGATGCCGGTGCTGCCGGAGTGA
- a CDS encoding tetratricopeptide repeat protein, which yields MKPQRLTLSMKIILIVSLLILAFLLFELLFRPGVVRHALASAAYKRGNYRQAEKTWSSLRDPTDGDPIPENSLGQAQFKTGNYDESVNSQAAALKEKGKVAQFHYDRGNALYRGGKLDGALEAYRSAMLLDPDDQDAKSNYELVLKRQGYKPPPPAPTSDKKQDQLPPPNPPSEEDQEQYRNQLDALDQQEARDRQQPGQAGPQGSGKWW from the coding sequence ATGAAACCGCAGCGCCTCACCCTGTCCATGAAGATCATATTGATCGTCAGCCTCCTGATCTTGGCGTTTCTGCTGTTCGAACTCCTCTTTCGCCCCGGGGTGGTCCGCCATGCCCTGGCTTCAGCCGCTTACAAGCGGGGTAACTACAGGCAGGCAGAGAAAACCTGGTCTTCTTTGCGTGACCCCACGGACGGCGACCCCATCCCGGAAAACAGCCTGGGCCAAGCTCAATTCAAAACCGGAAACTACGACGAGAGCGTGAACAGCCAGGCCGCTGCGCTGAAGGAAAAAGGGAAGGTGGCTCAATTCCATTATGACCGGGGCAACGCCCTCTACCGCGGCGGAAAACTGGATGGCGCCCTGGAGGCTTACAGATCTGCCATGCTGCTGGACCCGGATGATCAGGATGCCAAGTCCAACTACGAACTGGTGCTGAAACGCCAGGGCTATAAACCGCCACCTCCGGCACCAACGTCTGACAAGAAGCAGGATCAGCTACCGCCTCCGAACCCACCATCAGAGGAAGACCAGGAGCAGTATCGCAACCAGCTGGACGCGCTGGACCAGCAGGAAGCTCGCGACCGGCAGCAGCCGGGCCAGGCAGGCCCCCAAGGATCAGGCAAATGGTGGTGA